DNA from Candidatus Omnitrophota bacterium:
TGAGGCGGCATGGATACGAAATCAGTCCCGGTACTCTTTATCCGCTGCTGCGAAGGATGGAACGTTGCGGATGGTTGAAATCCGTCTCAAAGGCCGAAGGCTATCCTCGCGAGCGGCGCAACTATCGTTTAACGAATAAAGGCCGCCAAGCGCTGGATCGGTTCCGCGATCAAGTTAAGGAACTATATAAAGAAGTAGTAGAAAAAAACAATAAGTAGAAAGCGTATAACCAACCCATGAACAACAACAATCAATTTCACATGGATTTTCTTTTAATTAAGCCTATCCAGACTTTGTTGCGAAAACCATTCTTTCCCCTTGTTTTTCAAATAATTTCTCTTCTCTTCCTCATGTTTTTCATTTGGAACGGATGGGGAATCGGACTGGCTCAATCCAAACAACAGACCATGACTTTGCG
Protein-coding regions in this window:
- a CDS encoding PadR family transcriptional regulator is translated as MDSISREILLSFWKIHILHHAGEEAVYGQWIMQELRRHGYEISPGTLYPLLRRMERCGWLKSVSKAEGYPRERRNYRLTNKGRQALDRFRDQVKELYKEVVEKNNK